The sequence AATGCCACTCTCCACCTTCCTGGGACTAACCCTTTAATTGGTGTAATGAGAGACAAGAGACGGCGACCAAGGGCTACCTCTGTTGTTGTTTCAGCCTCTATGATCTCACAGGTAGGTGTTTCTAAATTGTTTTCAATGGAATTGAGAGAAACAGGGGAGTTATCTAAAGACTGATGGACAAATACAGTAAACATGTTTTcttgctgaacagcttctaaatGGACAGGCATTCAAGTCGCTACTTAACATCCCAACTTCTCTGCATTTCTATGTGGTATGCACTTTTATATTATATCTCAAATACACAATATTACATATAATTTTTAAACCTTGCCTTGAAGAAATGTCCACATAAATACTGTACGGTGGGAGAATATTACCCCTTTCAAACCACTGAAACCCCAAAGGAGTGCTCTTTAATGACTGCAATTTCCAGCAAGACCAAAACAAGTGGCGATCTGTCAAGTTGCAGGCATAAGGGTATTGTGTTTCCGTCATCCCTAAGCCTAATATTAGTCAGGCCTGTGTACAAGAGGTCTAGGATCTTAAtatgatcaccctgttgttgcaggaaatgtCCTACACAGAAGGAAATGCAAACGTAAAGTGTATGAggtttaaaaggcttctaaagtttgtaattacCCCTGATATTTTAGACTTAATTTTCCTAAAATTGTATCAACCCGTACAAAAATgtacattaacttcttatggctgcagggcggtgccggtacacttaaaaataaaaaaatgtcctccctcatgatgccatctattttgtgaagtgcaccagtccctcctgcagcaaagcacccccacaacatgatgctgccacccccatgcttcacggttaggatggtgttcttcggcttgcaagcctccccctttttccttcaaacataacgatggtcattattgccaaacagttctatttttgtttcatcagaccagaggacatttctccaaaaagtacgatctttgtccccatgtgcagttgcaaaccatagtctgtctttttttatggcagttttggagcagtggattcttccttgctaagcggcctttcaggttatgtcgattaaggactcgttttactgtggatatagatacttttgtacatgtttcctccagcatcttcacaatgtcctttgctcttgttctgggattgatttgcacttttcgcaccaaagtacgttcatctctaggagacagaacgcgtctccttcctgagcggtatgacggctgcgtggtcccatggtgtttatacttgcatactgtttgtacagatgaacgtggtaccttcaggcatttggaaattgcgcccaaggatgaaccaaacttgtggaggtctacaattttgtttgatgaggtcttggctgatttcttttgatttttccatgatgtcaagcaaagaggcactgagtttgaaggtaggccttgaaatacatccacaggtacacctccaattgactcaaattatgtcaattagcctatcagaagcttctaaagccatgacataattttctggaatttttcaagctgcttaaaggcacagtcaacttagtgtatgtacacttctgacccactggaattgtgatacagtgaattataagtgaaatattctgtctggtAACAATTGCTggtaaaattacttgtgtcatgcacaaagtagatgtcctaaccgactttccagaactatagtttgttagcaataactttttggagtggttgaaaaatgagttttaatgactccaacctaagtgtatgtaaacttccgacttcaactgtacgttgtACCTTAGACTGCAGGTCCACTGAGTACCATTTCAAGTAGGCTACATGCAGCTACAGCGTGTTTTGTGTGACTTTTTATGTGGTACTGGATAATTGACATATTTGCATTGGGGGGGTTTATGTTAgggattttttttaatcaattgttttattatactgtatgtttgaggCAAACAATAAGCAGAATAAATCATTGAACATATAACAATTATATTGTGAGCATATGTCCAATATAAAACATGATTATCAATAATACAAGGTAATTCATAGAACATGCACAGACCTAGCAGGCATCAATAGATGTTATGCTAACTGATTCCACCTTTGAAGGAGAAAACAAACAACAATAGAAAATAAGCTCTATATGCTGAGATTCAGGTTGGAGATTTTGAGGTGGAAATTATAAACTTCTGACTTTTAAGCTGAGAATACATTGGAAGTTTGCCTTTCCAATGTTGATTTCACCACTGAATGATTGAATGGAGGAGTTCCACCATCTGATCATCATTTTTTATGTTAAGTTAAttgcatttatttcaatgttttcaAGAAGTAAAAAGAATAGTCAGAATTTACGCACCAAAGAAAAGTGTCTCAGCTCAACGAAATCATCTTTGGATCATAGGCTCAAATGCATAAACTGCTTTACGAAATTAAAATATAAATATCAAAGCCAAATAATACAGTCCTTCAACGCAACAACAAAGTCGCCTTCAAATACCGACATCAAACTGAAAGTACAGTATGCTACTGTGGCCTGTGCATAACAGCTTAGCAATGGAAATGTCACCTAAGACCATAACTATACTGACAAATTATACATAGCCTAACTATATAACGTGGGCGAGCATCCTCACTGGAGGAAAGTTTATTGTTTtacagtagcctaggcctacacctgtcaatcaactgaCACAGAcaatgggcggcaggtagcctagcggttaagagaatTGGAACAGTAatagaaaggttgctggttcataTCCCctaggtaaaaaatctgttgatgtgctctTAAGCAAGGCacataaccctaattgctctggataagaatgtctgctaaattGCAAAAACTTAAAGGTACTACTGTTTACAATCAGGGTATGTTCATTGCCATAATTTGTTTTATTGTCATATACACTGGATAGGtgtgaaatgtgttattttacagggtcagctatattaGTACGGCGCCCCTGCAGCAAATTAGGGTTTAATGTGGCTTGTTGaagggcacgttgacagattttcaccttgtcggctcgggtataTTCAAACGTCGCCACCTACTGTATTGGCTGTGTATCAGCCTACCATTCCGTAGTATTAATTCCTTATACTTTGTGAAAAAATTGCCCTAccaactaaccctgcacccattaAAACATTACTTTGGCCCCATATGATCCTGCTCCAGGCCAGCAAcctggaaagatgggacactatcgttcaaaacATCTTGTAACTCTTCTGCAAATACTTcactgcagctgccaccacatctATCCTCTGTTATTCATGGCCATCAACCATGGCCATGAATGCCAAAAGAACTACCTTATTGAAGCACATGTTATTCCTATCACTCTCTATTGGCCTTGGcctactcacagggatcctcttagatccctcaccctggacccatcttcctctactactctcttcactgcctcagcataagACACCTTGTGCATAAAACACTTTGTGATGGCGCCTGAGGGGAAGGCAGAcatcttatcggctcttaaccaaccatgctatttagttcgtttttttgcgttgttcgtaacttgttttgtacataatgttgctgctaccgtctcttatgaccgaaaagagcttctggacatcagaacttcgattgctcacctcaaactggatgaagagttcttcttcaatgagttgGATGGGAGGGATATAATACAGAAACCCGACCAGGCCCTGATCAACGTCATTCGCTCGAGAAGGAAACACAAATTTCGTGAAAAGAGATCAGGGTCctttgtgaggatcaggcgacgagtggatAATCTGCCCAACCATTCCATCCTGCTAACTAACGTTAAATCGCTGTAAAATAAAGGGATGAACTGAAAGCAtgtttatcctaccaacgggacattaaaaactggaaTATCTtttgtttcaccgagtcatgCCTGAActacgacattaagaacatataACTGGTGttttatacactctatcggcaggacagaactgcagcctctggtaagacacggggcgggggactttgcatttatgtaaacaacagctggtgcacaatatgtaaggaagtctcaaggttttgctcacctgaggtagagtatctcatgataaactgaagaccacactatctacctagagagttttcatttgtattttttttgtagctgtctacataccaccacagaccgatgctggcactaaaagagcactcaatgagctgtataccaccATAAGAAAACAgaaaaacgctcatccagaggtggcgctcctagtggccggggactttaatgcagggaaacttaaatcagtttgacctcatttctatcagcatgttaaatgtgcaaccagagggaaaaaatattctagaccacctttactccacacacagagatgtgtacaaagctatccctcaccctccatttggcaaatctgaccataattctatcctcctgattcctgcttacaagcaaaaaaccaccagtgactcggtctataaaaaagtggtcagataaagcagatgctaaactaagGGACTGCTTTATTAgcaaagactggaatatgttccgggattcttctgatggaattgaggagtacaccacatcagtaaggggctttatcaataagtgcattgaggacatcgtccccacagtcacTGCACgtgcataccccaaccagaagccatggattacaggcaacattctcaCTGAGCTagagggtagagctgccgctttcaatatgcgggactctaacccggaagcttattagaaatcccgctatgccctccaacaaaccatcaaatgggcaaagcgtcaatacaggactaagctcgaatcgtactacaccggctccgacactcgtctgatgtggcagggactgcaaactattacagactacaaagggaagcacagccgagagctgcccagtgacacgagcgtaccagacgagctaaataacttctctGCTTGCATCGAGGCAAGTAacatgaaacatgcatgagagcatcagctgttccggatgactgtgtgatcacgttctccgcagccgatgtgagtaagaccttaaaacaggtcaacttAAACAAGGCCGCAGGGGCAGACGTATttccaggatgtgtactccgagcatgcgctgacaaactggcaagtgtcttcattgacattttcaaccaccTTCCCTGTCTGTAATAccgacatgtttcaagcagaccaccatagtccctatgcccaagaacactaaggtaacctgcctaaatgaataccgacccgtagcactaacATCTGTGGCCATGAAATGCTTTCAAattctggtcatggctcatatcaacaccattatcccagaaacccaagacccacttcaatttgcatattgcaccaacagatccacagatgatgcaatctctcttgcactccacgctgccctttcacacctggacaaaaggaacacctatgtgagaatgctattcattgactacagctcaaatTATAAGAATGAGCATTTTGGGTGGATTTTTCATGTAAAAAAGGCATTTGAACACCCTGGAGGGCATGTGATGCAAAATGGTATCTGTTTTTCTCTATATGGTTTCCTTGACTCTGAAAATGTCTAATTATCCCCAGGTATCCCCAGGTATTGGTAATCCTGTGCATATCACACCATGGCAGGCTTCTTTTTTTTAATATCTCACAAGTATAAGAATCAAGTGAGGAGCTGAGTTTAAGCAGGTCATCATGGATTAGAAATGAGCAGGCTTCATTTTGGATTTAGAATACAGATATAATTTTGCATTTGAATGTAATAAGTTACATGAGTGCAGGATACAAAGAATAATATTGTTTGAATTATGTTTTCAAGAGAATGAAAAGCAGTCTATATTGGTGAGTATACTGTAGATGTGGGGAAATCTATTACTGAATCAACAAGTCAAGGAATTATCCATTTAAGTTGTCTGTTCTCTGTGATTTCATCAATTTAACTTATATGTAAGCTATAGTAGGAGGATTTGCTCCTGTTCTTCAAACATTGACAGCACATCTTTAACAACTCCCAGGACCATGGAAAACTCTACTCACTATAAGGTCTTTAGGCTTGCTGCATACGGTGATATCGGACAATTGAAGTACTTCTACTTTGCTGTAGTAACTGTATTATATTTTGTCATCATTCTTGCCAATACTTTACTTATTGGAGTTATCTGCATTGAAAGAAGCTTTCATGAACCCATGTATCTGTTTCTATGTGCTTTGTTTGTTAATCAGTTGTATGGGAGCACTGCATTGTTTCCTGCTCTCATGTTTTACTTACTCTCTGACACACATGATATTTCCCTTCTTTATTGTTACCTTCAGATTTATGTGTTGTACACATGCGCTCTAACAgaatttagtaatttagcagttATGTCCTATGACAGGTACATTTCTATTTGTTATCCCCTACGATATAACAATATTATGACACCTAAAATAATTTGTGGCTTAATTCTGCTGTCTTGGTTGTCTTCTTTTTTCCTCAACGCCATCAATATCTCCCTGAGTTTGCGACTGCAATTTTGTGGTAACGTTCTAGACAGACTGTATTGTGACAACTACTCAGTTGTCAAGCTTGCCTGTTCAAATACTACGCTGAATAACATGTGGGGTCTTCTTGTCACTGTGGTTTATCTTTCTTGTACTATATTTCCTACCATATACTCATATGTAAGAATTCTACAAATATGTTTAAAGTCTTCAAAAGAGACAAAACAGAAAGCATTTAACACCTGTACACCACATATAGCCTCTATGCTGAACTTCTTCTTTGGCTGGTTATTTGTGATTCTACAAGGCAGATATGAAACTGCAGATCTTCCACCTATACTTCGCactattttatttgtttattttctgaTATGTCCACCACTTTTCAATCCTTTAATGTATGGCGTTAGGATTGTAAAAATCAGGCATGCTTGTAAAAAGGTACTAGGCATTTACCCTAAAACATAACTTCATAGTTCCTTTTTCTAATGTTGAATTATGTGTTTTCTTACTTATAGTTGCTATAATTGAATGTAAAATTCGCAACAAGTTTATCATGTATTGTAACTGAGAATGTTTTGTGTCatattagctagttagctgcaTAACTACAGAGCAGCAAGGGGAGCTgccctccctaccttcagacTATGCTCAAACAGATGCTGAGTATGGATCTTTGGGAAGACCCTACACCCAAACCATTCTGCCAGATCTGGACTCTTGGCCCACCTAACTTCAGGACAGCTGTGTTTCTTCCTAAAATGTTTGTCATCTTGAATTGTTTTTATGTTGTTTCGGTTTTCAAGTTAATtatctgcagttctacacattttgccatgaggcagaAATAAAGAGAATGTCTCACGAAGGTTGTATATTGCAGTTTTTTTCTgctacttcctgtggctatgtTCTATTCCCACCACTGTTGCACCCTATCATATAGGGATTAGGACCAAGGAGATCAGAAATCTGAGCCTGAACTAGTACCAATTATGACTTTAGATGGTACAGCAGCAGGGCCAGGgttactggtttgaatcccaggaCTGACAGGAATATCTGTCAAGACGTGAGCTGCCAGACCTGCTGCCAGAACTGAATGCTTATACTGTTTGTTTTATCATCAACATAATCGTTTGTATTGCATTTTAGTTCTGTAAATTCTTATTTATTTCCGTTAAATGTATTTTACTGTCATAGTACTGTAAAGCACTGTAGTAAAGTCAAATCAGGGATGCTGCTGTGGCTCTGACCCTATGTTCTTCTAGAATGTCAGtggatatgtactgtatgtgtgtttcaggggggttGGGGAAAGAGCAAAATGATGTAAGGTTCCAATAAGTTCTGTTTCCACAAATGGGCAGTAAAGTATTCCTCTACTAGTGAAAGATCTATAGACTTAGATCAACATCACATCAgtgtatctgtcccattatggcaTCTGCGAGAGCACTGGAAGCACCATTGAggcaatctccattttgaagtagtccattttcttctactacttctacGAGTTTTCAAACAAACTGGAAGGGTGCATAATGCCACCTGGACAGTTTTTTTTTAACAGGTATTAAACCAAGGTTGGctatttactgccacctgcagttacgGA comes from Salvelinus namaycush isolate Seneca chromosome 34, SaNama_1.0, whole genome shotgun sequence and encodes:
- the LOC120029229 gene encoding olfactory receptor 11A1-like, which gives rise to MENSTHYKVFRLAAYGDIGQLKYFYFAVVTVLYFVIILANTLLIGVICIERSFHEPMYLFLCALFVNQLYGSTALFPALMFYLLSDTHDISLLYCYLQIYVLYTCALTEFSNLAVMSYDRYISICYPLRYNNIMTPKIICGLILLSWLSSFFLNAINISLSLRLQFCGNVLDRLYCDNYSVVKLACSNTTLNNMWGLLVTVVYLSCTIFPTIYSYVRILQICLKSSKETKQKAFNTCTPHIASMLNFFFGWLFVILQGRYETADLPPILRTILFVYFLICPPLFNPLMYGVRIVKIRHACKKVLGIYPKT